In Bacteroidia bacterium, the sequence TATAAAAGTTCAGGTGGATATAGATCCCGCGTTGCCGGAAATATGTGGCTATGTAAGCGAATTGAACCAGGTCTGGACTAATCTTATAGATAACGCTGCGGATGCAATGAATGAGGGCGGAGCATTAAGCATACGGGCCGATGTTAAAGATGGTAAGGCTACTATCTCTTTTGCGGATAATGGGGTCGGAATTCCGGAGAACCTTCAGGAGCAAATATTTGATCCGTTTTTTACCACCAAAAAAATGGGAGAAGGAACCGGTCTGGGACTGGACATTGTGCGGAAGATTATCCAGCACCATGAAGGGGAGATTGAAGTACATTCCAAACCTGGAAATACTGAGTTTAGAATAATGCTTCCTGTGCAATAAATCTTTTGTATTCCGGAGCAAAAGCTTTTATTAATTTTATGTTGGAATTTGATCATATAAAAAATGAAAAAGCCAATCATATTTACGATTGATGATGACGAGGAGGTACTGCGGGCGATTACCCGCGATCTGAGAACAAAATACCGTCAGCATTATCGTGTACTCTCTACCAGCAATCCGCAGGAAGCGCTCGATTCACTTCCTGAACTGAAGAAGAAAACCGAATCTGTAGCGCTCTTTCTGGTGGACCAGCGAATGCCGGAAATGCTGGGCGTGGATTTTATTGTGCAGGCCAGGGAATTTTATCCCGAAGCCAAACGGGTATTGCTGACGGCATACTCTGATACGGAAGCCGCTATAAGGGCCATCAATGATGTGAGGCTGGATTATTACCTTATGAAACCGTGGGATCCGCCAGAACAAAAGCTTTATCCTGTGCTGGATGATCTTCTGGAAGACTGGCGCATGAACTTTCGCCCGCCCTACCAGGGGCTGAAAGTGCTGGGCTATCAATATTCTCCGGCATCTCATGCCATAAAGGATTTCCTGTCAGGCAATCTTTTTCCGTATAAATGGCTTGATGCCGAAGCCGGTGAAGAAGCCAGCGAAATGATGAACATGTACGAACTACAACCCAAAGACCTCCCGGCCATTATTTTTGAGGATGGCAAAGGCAGCTTGTGTAACCCGGCTTTGGAAGTACTTGCAGAAAGGTTGGGGCTTAGTGGAAAGCCGCAGCAGGAAGTGTATGATGTAGTGATCATTGGTGCCGGTCCTTCAGGATTGGCAGCGGCTGTGTATGGTGGATCGGAAGGGCTGAAAACACTACTCGTAGAGAAATATGCTCCGGGAGGCCAGGCTGGCACCAGTTCCCGCATTGAGAATTATCTTGGATTTCCCAGCGGGCTGAGTGGGGCGGATCTTACGCGAAGAGCCTTGAGCCAAGCCAGGCGGTTTGGTACGGAGTTCCTGGCGCCCCGTCAGGTGGTCAGCATCAGGAGCGAAAGGAACTATAAGATCATAGGCATGAAGGATGGGAGCACAATTAACAGCCGGAGTGTGATTATCAGCACGGGAGTGGAATATATCCGGCTGGAGGCGAAGGGCATTGAGCAATTTACCGGAGCGGGAGTTTACTATGGCGCAGCGATGACGGAGGCAAACTCCTGCAGAGACAAGGATGTCTATATAATTGGTGGAGGAAATTCAGCCGGCCAGGCCGCCATGCACATAGCCAATTATGCCAGTCAGGTTTTTATCATTATCAGGGGCGAGAACCTTTCTGCAAGCATGAGCCAATACCTGATTGATCAGATCGATAATACACAAAACGTGAGCATTATCAATAGAACTCAGGTAGAGGAGGCCATCGGAAATGGCAGGCTCGAAAAATTGCGGTTGAAGAATTTAGATACCGGAAAAACACATGAAGCAGGATTGGGCGCGCTCTTCGTATTTATTGGCGCGAAGCCGTATACTGAATGGATATCCCTGGAATTGTATAAAGATGATAAAGGATTTATTGAAACCGGTCGTGATCTTATGAGGCGCGAAGGCTTTAAAAAGATCTGGAAACTGAATCGTGAGCCATTTTTTCTGGAGACCTGCTCTCCGGGCATTTTTGCATCAGGCGATGTTCGTTCTGGCGCCATGAACCGGGTGGCATCTGCGGTAGGTGAAGGCGCGATGGCCATCAAATTTGTGCATCAATACCTGGCTGAAAACTAAGGAGCTAACAGAGGTTTAGAGGCTATCCAAATATAAATGAATTTCACTTAAAGCCAGAAGTGATAAATATGGCTACTCCGGTCTAATTCAAATCCCAGCTTCCGATAAAATATGGTAGCCTTATTCTCTTCCTGGGTAGCTACTTCCACTTGCTCAAGCCCGTTTTTTAAAAACCATTTATCCGCTTCGTGAAGAAGATGAAGCCCGATACCTTCACCCCGCATGGCAGCAGCAACGGCAATCAATCCTATAGCACCCCGGCCATTCTTTTCCTTCAGCGTTACCATGCCCATTATATCCTCATTTTCCTGATATACGAGTACGGTTTTGGCGAATTTCCGCAGGGTAGAATTCCGCATCCATAAATGATAAAGTTCTCTGAATTTCTTCCCTGGGATATTAGGATCTGTTTTGAACCGGGAATAGCGACCGCTGCTAACGGCCAGGTCCAGAAGGTTTTGGTCAGGTTCGCTTTCAGGATACTCTGAGATTCCGATGTGGCTCCGAATATTTTCCGTAAGGTTTTTATCGAGCCTTTTAACGAAGGTTACTCTCCGGTCTGCCAGGAAACCATTATACGCTTTGAGTATCTCGTCCGGCAATTCTGTATCAGGATCTTTAGCCCAATATACGAGTTTCACTTCCTGGTCTTTGAGCTTTTGGAGCACTGCTTTAATATGTTCAGCCTCAAGCTTTTTATTGGAGATACTGGCGACTTTAAACCCAAAGAAGCTGGAGTCCCAATTGAGTATTTGATATTCTTGCATTCCCTTCACAACTTCAATACAGGAGTAGCCGGCAGAAACGGCCTTTTGCCTGCAACAGAATGACTACTTAAAAATTAACGATACCCGTGAAACAGGGGGGATGGAGAGGATTTCCGGTCAGCAGTTAATTACACGATATTGTATGGCTTGTTTCAGGAGTGGCAAGCGCTGCCGAAACAATAATAGGCTCCTCTTCTATACCTTTGCCGAATTTTGGACAATTGCAGTCCTTATTTAACTTCAGGCTTTTGCAGCCAGATAGCGCGAAGGCTGATGAAAGTGCGATAAGAATTACTATTTTTTTCAAAACCATTTTTTTGATTATTGAGGGCAAAAACCCTGCACTACCTAAATTAGTTCAAACCGATCTATAATGAATCTTTTTTTTGTGTTTTTTAAAGGAATGGCAATGGGAGCCGCAAACGTCATTCCCGGTGTTTCAGGCGGAACGATTGCGTTTATTACAGGCATTTACGAGCGCCTGATCAATGCCATCAAGTCATTCGACCTTGAAGCTGCGAAGTTACTCCTGGCGGGTAAATTCAAAGCTTTTGTTATACATGTTGATCTCTATTTTCTGATTGCACTTTTTGCCGGTATCGGACTTAGCATCGTAAGTCTTGCCAAATTACTTGAGTTTCTGCTACTTAATTTCGAGGTGCTGACCATGGCATTTTTCTTTGGCCTCATCATCTCTTCCGTGTTGCTGGTAGGTAAGCAGGTAGAGCGTTGGGGCGTTATCACCGTGCTGATGTTCATTATCGGTACTGCTGTGGCTGCCGGCATTGCCTTTCTTAATCCCGCTACTGCTGACGACAGTTTTTTCTACCTCTTCCTCTGTGGAGTCGTGGCCATTTGCAGCATGATCCTGCCGGGCTTGTCAGGTTCGTTTGTGTTGTTGATTATGGGCAATTACCTGCTGGTGCTCGGGGCTATTGGCCGTTTTGATATGGACATACTCATTCCTCTCGGTATTGGATGCGTTATTGGCCTGGTGGCTTTTTCCTATCTGTTGGCTTTTATTTTTAAGCACTTTAAAGATGCCACCATCGCTATTCTCACTGGGTTCGTATTCGGTTCTCTTGTTATCATCTGGCCGTGGAAAGAAACGGAATACATGAAGGACGAGGGAGGCACTTTCGTAACCAAAGAAAACGGTGACTTGATAGAAGCGGGGTTTTTGTGGCATTTGCCGGGTATGAATATGGAGTTTCTTCTTGCTGTGCTGCTGATCGCAGCCGGAGCCCTGGCGGTTTATTTTATTGAAAAATCAGGGGAGAAAAGGGTACCCGAGGCAAAATGAAAAAGCTCGGCCTCATTGGGTTTCCACTTTCGCATTCGCATTCAAAGCAATATTGGGAGCAGAAATTTAGCAGTGAAGGCATTAGCGGCTACGGCTATTCACTTTATCCGCTTGCGTCAATAGAGGAGTTTCCGATGCTTTTGAAGCGCGAGCCTGAACTCGCAGGACTGAATGTCACCATTCCGTATAAAGAATCCATTCTTGCTTATCTGAATGAACTGGATAGCGAGGCCGAAGCTGTACGAGCCGTGAATACCATAAGCTTGCAACAGAAGGGAGGCAAATTATGGTGCAAAGGTTTTAATACGGATCTGTATGGTTTCAGGCAAAGTTTCGAAAAGAAATTCGACCCTGCCATTCACAAAAAAGCCCTGGTCCTGGGAAGTGGTGGTGCAAGTAAAGCCGTGCGCTACGTTTTGGACCGGCTTGATATTCCGTTTGCAGTTGTTTCAAGATATGCAGGAAAGGGAGACTTTTCCTATGATGATATAGATGAAGAAACAATGAGGGGTCACCAGGTGATCATCAATGCCACGCCAGTCGGAATGTATCCCAATGAGCAGTCGCTGCCACCGCTTCCCTACCAATTTCTGACACCGGACCATTACCTGTTTGATTTGGTCTATAATCCGGCAGAAACGGCATTTTTAGCAAAAGGAAAGGAGCATGGCACCACGGTGCAGAATGGCCTTGGGATGCTGCACCTCCAGGCGGACAGGGCCTGGGAGATTTGGAACCTCCAGTCGCGGTCAGACGGTTCTAAACCGTCAAGCCGCTAAAGCCAGGATTCGCGTCTTTTCTTCAGGATAATACACTAAAGAAATCCTCTGAATTTAAAGGACAAATCCAAATGCTATCCATGCCATTTCTCTTCTGTATTGTATCGCGCTACCACCGATGTTCCAGAGGAGTTCACCCCTATACCCACTCGTACTGAAACTTCGGTATCCCACCATAATCACCACCGGGCGTTTATTCAAATCAAACTCAACCCCGGTTGAAGCGGATACGAATCCCTTTCTTTTCTCCGATTCACTTGAAGTACTTGGGTATGAATCAAAGTAGTACGGTCTAAGAACCTGTACTCCTGATATTTTATAATCATAGGAGAAAAGTATTCCCGCATGAGCGGCCATTATAAGTTGTAAGGAGGGAGAAAGTGGATAGCAATAAACCAAACCTACCGGAGAAACGGAAAATGTGGTAGCATTAGAACTGAATGAGTTTTCAAATTTATACGCTGTCTGTCCAGATGGTTTGTTATTGACAAATGAACCTTCCAGCCTGAAAGTACCCATTTCTGCCAGCACAGAATAGGAAAGACCTTTCCAAATACGGAAATCCGTTTGGAA encodes:
- a CDS encoding FAD-dependent oxidoreductase, with the protein product MKKPIIFTIDDDEEVLRAITRDLRTKYRQHYRVLSTSNPQEALDSLPELKKKTESVALFLVDQRMPEMLGVDFIVQAREFYPEAKRVLLTAYSDTEAAIRAINDVRLDYYLMKPWDPPEQKLYPVLDDLLEDWRMNFRPPYQGLKVLGYQYSPASHAIKDFLSGNLFPYKWLDAEAGEEASEMMNMYELQPKDLPAIIFEDGKGSLCNPALEVLAERLGLSGKPQQEVYDVVIIGAGPSGLAAAVYGGSEGLKTLLVEKYAPGGQAGTSSRIENYLGFPSGLSGADLTRRALSQARRFGTEFLAPRQVVSIRSERNYKIIGMKDGSTINSRSVIISTGVEYIRLEAKGIEQFTGAGVYYGAAMTEANSCRDKDVYIIGGGNSAGQAAMHIANYASQVFIIIRGENLSASMSQYLIDQIDNTQNVSIINRTQVEEAIGNGRLEKLRLKNLDTGKTHEAGLGALFVFIGAKPYTEWISLELYKDDKGFIETGRDLMRREGFKKIWKLNREPFFLETCSPGIFASGDVRSGAMNRVASAVGEGAMAIKFVHQYLAEN
- a CDS encoding GNAT family N-acetyltransferase, whose translation is MQEYQILNWDSSFFGFKVASISNKKLEAEHIKAVLQKLKDQEVKLVYWAKDPDTELPDEILKAYNGFLADRRVTFVKRLDKNLTENIRSHIGISEYPESEPDQNLLDLAVSSGRYSRFKTDPNIPGKKFRELYHLWMRNSTLRKFAKTVLVYQENEDIMGMVTLKEKNGRGAIGLIAVAAAMRGEGIGLHLLHEADKWFLKNGLEQVEVATQEENKATIFYRKLGFELDRSSHIYHFWL
- a CDS encoding DUF368 domain-containing protein; this translates as MNLFFVFFKGMAMGAANVIPGVSGGTIAFITGIYERLINAIKSFDLEAAKLLLAGKFKAFVIHVDLYFLIALFAGIGLSIVSLAKLLEFLLLNFEVLTMAFFFGLIISSVLLVGKQVERWGVITVLMFIIGTAVAAGIAFLNPATADDSFFYLFLCGVVAICSMILPGLSGSFVLLIMGNYLLVLGAIGRFDMDILIPLGIGCVIGLVAFSYLLAFIFKHFKDATIAILTGFVFGSLVIIWPWKETEYMKDEGGTFVTKENGDLIEAGFLWHLPGMNMEFLLAVLLIAAGALAVYFIEKSGEKRVPEAK
- a CDS encoding shikimate dehydrogenase, with product MKKLGLIGFPLSHSHSKQYWEQKFSSEGISGYGYSLYPLASIEEFPMLLKREPELAGLNVTIPYKESILAYLNELDSEAEAVRAVNTISLQQKGGKLWCKGFNTDLYGFRQSFEKKFDPAIHKKALVLGSGGASKAVRYVLDRLDIPFAVVSRYAGKGDFSYDDIDEETMRGHQVIINATPVGMYPNEQSLPPLPYQFLTPDHYLFDLVYNPAETAFLAKGKEHGTTVQNGLGMLHLQADRAWEIWNLQSRSDGSKPSSR